From Bacillus sp. Bos-x628, the proteins below share one genomic window:
- the pknB gene encoding Stk1 family PASTA domain-containing Ser/Thr kinase codes for MLIGKRISGRYQILRVIGGGGMANVYLAEDMILDREVAIKILRFDFASDDDFIRRFRREAQSAASLDHPNIVSIYDVGEEDDIYYIVMEYVEGMTLKEYIHANGPLHPKEAVRIMEQVVAAMEEAHAKQLVHRDIKPHNILIDNMGNIKVTDFGIAIALSSATITHTNSVLGSVHYLSPEQARGGLATKKSDIYSLGIVLYELISGRMPFEGESAVSVALKHLQSEPPSVRRWNPSVPQSVENIILKAMAKNPFYRYEDASEMQKDLKTAFDPARLKEKRFTIEEDHEATKAIPIMKDHPVSTDNERTAVHPAQKPKEKNEQKPKKKRKKWPWVIASILFILTAATVLAITVFPGLLFPKDVEVVDVSGMTVEKAEDALKNAGFTVSSDPIDIADNKIEKGLVVKTDPKIGTKVKEGTEIQLYQSSGKEKTELPDVTGEKVDKAKELLEKKGFKQVVVEEVNDNDTESGVVMDQKPSASTELVAADEQVTLTVSIGPADITLRDLTTYSKQAASNYLEDNGLKLDEKEAYSNDVPKGEVMKQEPEAGTAVKPGDTVKITFSLGPKEKPVKTVTEKISIPYEPETKGQEMNVQISIDDAEHSISDVYETFKITAPTERTIKFKIEPGQKGYYQVTVDDKVVSSKTIKYPDDE; via the coding sequence GTGTTGATCGGAAAAAGGATCAGCGGCCGTTATCAGATTCTTCGCGTCATAGGCGGAGGCGGTATGGCAAACGTTTATTTGGCGGAGGATATGATCTTAGATCGTGAAGTAGCAATTAAAATTTTGCGGTTTGACTTTGCAAGTGATGACGATTTTATTAGGCGATTTAGGCGAGAAGCACAATCAGCGGCAAGCTTAGATCATCCGAATATTGTCAGTATCTATGATGTAGGAGAAGAAGATGATATTTATTATATTGTCATGGAATATGTCGAGGGGATGACGCTGAAGGAATACATACACGCCAATGGTCCGCTTCATCCAAAAGAAGCCGTTCGCATCATGGAACAAGTGGTGGCGGCCATGGAAGAAGCCCACGCAAAACAGCTCGTCCATCGAGACATAAAGCCTCACAATATATTAATAGACAATATGGGGAACATCAAAGTCACTGATTTTGGGATTGCCATAGCACTTAGCTCAGCCACTATCACTCATACAAACTCTGTACTAGGATCTGTGCACTATTTATCTCCAGAACAAGCGCGCGGAGGTCTTGCAACGAAAAAATCGGATATCTATTCACTTGGCATTGTACTATATGAGCTCATCTCAGGACGAATGCCATTTGAAGGTGAATCAGCCGTCAGTGTAGCACTAAAGCATTTGCAGTCAGAACCGCCATCTGTGAGAAGATGGAATCCATCCGTTCCGCAAAGCGTGGAGAACATCATCTTAAAGGCAATGGCCAAAAATCCATTTTATCGATACGAAGATGCATCTGAAATGCAAAAAGATTTAAAAACGGCCTTCGATCCTGCAAGACTCAAAGAAAAGCGATTTACCATTGAAGAAGATCATGAAGCGACGAAAGCCATCCCAATTATGAAAGATCATCCAGTAAGCACAGACAATGAAAGAACGGCCGTACATCCAGCTCAAAAGCCAAAGGAAAAGAACGAGCAAAAACCGAAAAAGAAACGAAAAAAATGGCCTTGGGTTATAGCTTCTATTTTATTTATCCTGACTGCTGCGACTGTATTAGCCATTACAGTGTTTCCAGGTTTACTTTTTCCAAAAGATGTCGAAGTCGTTGATGTGTCTGGAATGACAGTAGAAAAAGCAGAGGACGCCTTGAAAAATGCAGGGTTTACTGTCTCTTCTGATCCAATTGATATTGCGGATAATAAAATTGAAAAAGGGCTTGTCGTCAAAACTGATCCAAAAATCGGCACGAAGGTAAAAGAGGGAACAGAAATTCAACTATACCAAAGTTCAGGCAAAGAAAAGACCGAATTACCTGATGTGACAGGAGAAAAGGTCGATAAAGCAAAAGAATTATTAGAGAAAAAAGGGTTTAAACAAGTCGTGGTGGAGGAAGTGAATGATAATGACACCGAATCAGGGGTGGTCATGGATCAAAAACCTTCAGCAAGTACAGAGCTTGTCGCCGCAGATGAACAAGTGACTTTGACAGTTAGCATAGGTCCAGCTGATATTACTTTACGGGATTTAACGACGTACAGTAAACAGGCAGCTTCTAATTATTTAGAGGATAACGGACTAAAGCTAGATGAAAAAGAAGCGTATTCTAACGATGTTCCAAAAGGAGAGGTCATGAAGCAGGAACCAGAGGCTGGAACCGCTGTGAAACCTGGTGATACGGTGAAGATAACATTCTCCCTTGGACCAAAAGAAAAACCAGTCAAAACGGTTACCGAAAAAATCTCAATTCCATATGAACCAGAAACGAAAGGTCAAGAGATGAATGTCCAAATCTCGATTGACGATGCAGAACACAGCATTTCTGATGTATATGAGACTTTTAAAATCACTGCACCAACTGAAAGAACCATTAAGTTTAAGATTGAGCCAGGTCAAAAAGGATACTATCAGGTGACGGTTGATGATAAAGTCGTGAGCTCCAAAACGATTAAATACCCTGATGATGAATAA
- the rlmN gene encoding 23S rRNA (adenine(2503)-C(2))-methyltransferase RlmN, with the protein MTEQKQKVRKELKTEMPSIYSFELDEMKAWLKDQGEKPFRAAQIFEWLYEKRVTSFDQMSNLSKDLRKKLKEQFAITTLKTVIKQTSQDGTIKFLFELHDGYTIETVLMRHDYGNSVCVTTQVGCRIGCTFCASTLGGLKRNLEAGEIVAQVLKVQQALDETDERVSSVVIMGIGEPFDNFDEMLAFLKIINHDNGLNIGARHITVSTSGIIPKIYQFADEQMQINFAVSLHAPNTEIRSRLMPINKAYQLPKLMEAIKYYIQKTGRRVSFEYGLFGGVNDQVHHAEELAELLKGIKCHVNLIPVNYVPERDYVRTPREQIFLFEKKLKERGINVTIRREQGHDIDAACGQLRAKERQEETR; encoded by the coding sequence ATGACAGAACAAAAACAAAAGGTAAGAAAAGAACTCAAAACGGAAATGCCGTCGATTTACTCATTTGAGCTTGACGAAATGAAAGCATGGTTAAAAGATCAAGGCGAAAAACCTTTCCGCGCAGCGCAAATTTTCGAATGGCTTTATGAAAAACGTGTCACATCCTTTGACCAAATGTCTAACCTATCAAAAGATTTAAGGAAAAAGTTAAAGGAACAGTTTGCGATCACAACTCTTAAAACAGTGATCAAACAAACATCTCAAGATGGAACGATTAAGTTTTTATTTGAATTACACGACGGTTATACGATTGAAACAGTGCTCATGCGCCATGATTATGGCAACTCTGTTTGTGTCACGACACAAGTTGGATGCAGAATTGGCTGTACATTTTGTGCATCTACACTTGGCGGCTTGAAACGAAACCTTGAAGCAGGCGAAATTGTAGCGCAAGTATTAAAAGTGCAGCAGGCACTTGATGAAACAGACGAAAGAGTCAGTTCGGTTGTCATCATGGGTATTGGTGAGCCATTTGATAACTTTGACGAAATGCTTGCTTTCCTTAAGATTATCAACCATGACAACGGCTTAAATATCGGTGCACGTCATATTACTGTGTCAACAAGCGGCATCATACCGAAAATCTATCAATTCGCTGATGAGCAAATGCAAATCAACTTTGCGGTTTCATTGCATGCACCAAATACTGAAATCAGAAGCCGTCTAATGCCAATCAACAAAGCGTATCAACTGCCAAAGCTAATGGAAGCCATTAAATATTACATTCAAAAAACAGGCAGACGCGTCAGCTTTGAATACGGACTATTTGGCGGAGTAAATGACCAAGTACACCATGCTGAAGAGCTGGCTGAATTATTAAAAGGAATCAAATGCCACGTGAACCTGATTCCGGTGAACTATGTCCCTGAAAGGGATTATGTCAGAACACCAAGAGAACAAATCTTCCTATTTGAAAAAAAGTTGAAAGAACGAGGCATTAACGTAACGATTAGACGAGAGCAAGGCCATGACATTGATGCTGCTTGCGGTCAGCTAAGAGCGAAGGAGCGTCAGGAAGAGACGAGGTGA
- the fmt gene encoding methionyl-tRNA formyltransferase: protein MARIVFMGTPDFSVPILQTLISEEYEVVGVVTQPDRPKGRKRVLTPPPVKVEALKHGIPVLQPEKVRLDEEIDKVLALKPDLIVTAAFGQILPKRLLDEPEFGCINVHASLLPELRGGAPIHYAILQGKKKTGVTIMYMVEKLDAGDMISKVEVEIDELDNVGSLHDKLSVAGAKLLKDTIPNVLRRSISPIPQNEEAATYAPNIKREQERLDWMKTGEELYNQVRGLNPWPVAYTEWNGVILKVWEAKKVPLKAQEEPGKVIELKQEGPVIGTGNKQGLLLTSVQPAGKKRMSGEDFLRGANIEIGQKLGRMNEEK, encoded by the coding sequence ATGGCACGTATTGTATTTATGGGAACCCCTGATTTCTCAGTACCAATACTCCAAACACTAATTTCAGAAGAGTATGAAGTCGTAGGGGTCGTCACACAACCTGACCGTCCAAAAGGCAGAAAAAGAGTGCTGACGCCGCCTCCTGTGAAAGTTGAGGCGCTGAAACATGGCATTCCTGTTTTGCAGCCTGAAAAGGTCCGTCTTGATGAAGAAATTGATAAAGTGCTCGCTTTAAAGCCAGATTTAATTGTAACAGCCGCATTTGGACAAATATTGCCAAAGAGATTGCTGGATGAACCTGAATTTGGTTGTATCAATGTGCATGCTTCACTTCTCCCAGAGTTAAGAGGCGGTGCACCGATCCACTATGCGATCCTGCAAGGCAAAAAGAAAACAGGCGTAACGATTATGTATATGGTAGAAAAGCTGGATGCAGGTGACATGATTAGTAAAGTAGAAGTAGAAATTGATGAATTAGACAACGTTGGCTCATTGCACGATAAATTAAGTGTTGCAGGAGCGAAATTATTAAAGGATACAATTCCAAATGTTCTGCGCCGCTCCATCTCTCCAATTCCGCAAAACGAAGAAGCCGCAACATATGCTCCAAACATTAAAAGGGAGCAAGAAAGATTAGACTGGATGAAAACCGGAGAAGAATTATACAACCAAGTTCGCGGCTTAAATCCATGGCCAGTTGCCTATACTGAATGGAATGGAGTCATTTTAAAAGTATGGGAAGCAAAAAAAGTACCCCTTAAAGCGCAAGAAGAACCTGGGAAAGTGATTGAGCTTAAGCAAGAAGGGCCAGTCATTGGCACAGGGAATAAACAAGGCCTTTTATTAACAAGTGTTCAGCCAGCTGGAAAGAAACGAATGAGTGGTGAAGACTTTTTAAGAGGGGCGAATATCGAAATTGGACAGAAATTAGGGCGAATGAATGAAGAAAAGTAA
- the rsgA gene encoding ribosome small subunit-dependent GTPase A, which yields MPEGKIIKALSGFYYVLDESEKSGKVIQCRARGIFRKNKVTPLVGDYVVYQADNDKEGYLLEVKERTNELVRPPISNVDQAVLVFSATEPAFSPSLLDRFLVLVEANDIKPIICITKIDLLKTDNERETIQAFAEDYRQIGYDVHLTSTIERDGLEKLKPHFHQKITVFAGQSGVGKSSLLNAISPDLALKTNDISSHLGRGKHTTRHVELIHTAEGLIADTPGFSSLEFTGIEAEDLGLYFLEIRERSADCKFRGCLHVKEPACAVKDAVENKQIREYRYQHYLEFLTEIKERKPRY from the coding sequence ATGCCTGAGGGCAAAATTATTAAAGCGTTAAGCGGGTTTTATTATGTGCTAGATGAATCTGAGAAAAGTGGTAAAGTAATTCAGTGCAGAGCAAGAGGCATATTTCGAAAAAATAAAGTGACACCTCTTGTCGGAGACTATGTGGTCTATCAAGCAGATAATGATAAAGAAGGCTACTTATTAGAGGTGAAAGAGCGTACAAACGAACTTGTTCGTCCTCCGATCAGTAATGTCGATCAAGCGGTGCTGGTCTTCTCAGCAACAGAACCAGCCTTTAGCCCATCACTTTTAGACAGATTTCTTGTGCTCGTAGAAGCAAATGATATTAAACCCATCATTTGTATAACGAAAATCGATTTATTAAAAACAGATAATGAGCGCGAAACGATTCAAGCATTTGCTGAAGACTATCGTCAAATTGGTTATGATGTTCACTTAACATCTACAATTGAACGTGACGGACTTGAAAAACTAAAACCACATTTTCACCAAAAAATTACTGTGTTTGCAGGTCAGTCAGGAGTAGGGAAGTCCTCGCTTTTAAATGCAATTAGTCCTGATTTGGCACTGAAGACAAATGATATTTCATCCCACCTTGGCAGAGGGAAACATACGACAAGACATGTTGAACTCATTCATACAGCCGAAGGACTCATTGCAGATACCCCTGGCTTTAGCTCACTAGAATTCACCGGCATTGAAGCTGAAGACTTAGGGCTGTATTTCTTAGAAATAAGAGAGCGGAGTGCAGATTGTAAGTTTAGAGGTTGTTTGCATGTGAAAGAGCCTGCCTGTGCGGTAAAAGATGCGGTGGAGAATAAGCAAATCAGAGAGTATCGTTATCAGCATTATTTAGAGTTTTTAACCGAAATCAAAGAAAGAAAGCCGAGGTACTAA
- the rsmB gene encoding 16S rRNA (cytosine(967)-C(5))-methyltransferase RsmB: MKKSNVREVALDALIKLEQHQAYSHLLLQSVLKDKELSDQDKPLLTELVYGTLQNKLALDYMLAPFVKKPQKVAPWVMQLLRMSLYQMVYLEKIPDRAAIHEAVELTKKRGHTGISSLVNGVLRSVQREGVPTFDAIKDPVERLSIETSHPLWLVKQWVHTYGFEAAESMCRIHLVPPKQTLRVNRMKSDRVTLQNKLMSSGIETELGDLSDDALKLMKGSIVSTSYFQEGYVTIQDESSMLVARALDPKPGEMVLDACAAPGGKSTHIAERMNDKGKIISLDLHEHKVKLIKQATKRLNLTHIEAKALDARKAKEHYSEASFDRILIDAPCSGFGVIRRKPDMKYTKSPEDSARLAHIQKAILNEAAPLLKPGGTLVYSTCTMDPTENQQVIHAFLQEHQDFQPDLSLNERLPEQVAPFVQKGSVQILPHYFGTDGFFICSMKKKG, from the coding sequence ATGAAGAAAAGTAATGTGAGAGAAGTAGCGCTTGACGCTTTAATCAAACTTGAACAACATCAGGCATATAGTCATTTGCTTCTGCAGTCAGTGTTGAAAGATAAAGAACTGTCCGATCAGGACAAACCGCTGTTAACTGAACTCGTGTACGGCACACTGCAAAATAAGCTGGCACTTGATTATATGCTAGCGCCATTTGTGAAAAAACCACAAAAGGTTGCCCCATGGGTCATGCAGTTATTACGTATGTCTCTATATCAAATGGTATACCTTGAAAAAATTCCAGATCGTGCAGCCATCCATGAAGCAGTCGAACTGACAAAAAAACGCGGACATACAGGCATTTCTTCTCTTGTAAATGGTGTTCTTCGTTCTGTGCAACGAGAGGGAGTTCCAACCTTTGATGCAATCAAAGATCCAGTTGAACGTCTTTCTATCGAGACAAGCCATCCATTATGGCTAGTAAAGCAGTGGGTTCACACTTATGGATTTGAAGCGGCAGAAAGCATGTGCCGCATTCATTTAGTGCCGCCAAAACAAACATTGCGTGTCAACCGAATGAAATCTGATCGAGTCACTTTACAAAATAAACTGATGTCATCCGGCATTGAAACAGAACTTGGAGACCTATCTGATGATGCTTTAAAGCTCATGAAAGGTTCAATTGTATCGACTTCTTATTTTCAAGAAGGGTATGTGACCATTCAAGATGAAAGCTCTATGCTTGTAGCAAGAGCTTTGGACCCTAAGCCTGGTGAAATGGTACTGGATGCCTGTGCTGCCCCTGGCGGTAAATCAACGCATATTGCAGAGCGAATGAACGATAAGGGGAAAATCATTTCACTTGATTTACATGAGCACAAAGTGAAACTGATCAAACAAGCAACTAAGCGGTTGAATCTGACTCATATTGAAGCAAAGGCACTTGATGCAAGAAAAGCAAAAGAACACTATAGCGAAGCCTCATTTGATCGTATTCTCATTGATGCACCGTGTTCAGGATTTGGTGTCATTAGAAGAAAACCAGATATGAAATATACAAAGTCTCCCGAGGATTCAGCTCGGCTCGCTCATATTCAGAAAGCGATTTTAAATGAAGCAGCCCCGCTTCTGAAACCAGGCGGGACCCTTGTATATAGTACATGTACAATGGATCCAACAGAAAATCAACAAGTGATTCATGCTTTTTTACAAGAACATCAAGACTTCCAACCCGATCTATCTCTTAATGAACGGCTGCCTGAGCAGGTTGCTCCGTTTGTTCAAAAAGGAAGTGTTCAAATCCTTCCTCACTATTTCGGAACAGATGGTTTCTTTATTTGCAGCATGAAAAAGAAGGGATAA
- the priA gene encoding primosomal protein N', with amino-acid sequence MIFAEVIVDVTTKAIDRPFDYRVPDRFKGMIKAGMRVVVPFGPRKIQGFVTRVKDVSDVKTGNIKDIVDLFDLSPVLTDELLELSHWLTEKTLSYHITALQSMLPAAMKAKYEKEIQVLSDEELPQSLKELFGQQQSILYSDIPPEELKLIQKHVQKGHLEVRYHVSQRTGKKKVRTLQIAVPRKRLEEKQQELKKNAVKKKALLSFLIRASETTFLAKDLKEQTGASSQTLRTFVQEGLLIESYEEVYRDPYAHDEFQQSAPLDLTTEQAEAAKHIHQAVNDHQHETFLLHGVTGSGKTEIYLQTIDHVLKKGKEAIVLVPEISLTPQMVKRFKERFGSHVAVLHSGLSTGEKYDEWRKIHRKEVKLVVGARSAVFAPFDNLGMIIIDEEHESSYKQEEMPRYHARDVAIERARRHQCPVVLGSATPSLESYARAKKGVYTLLTLKQRVNQQQLPHVSLIDMREELRNGNRSMFSEKLMKRLKEVLEKKEQAVLFLNKRGYSSFVMCRDCGYVEQCPHCEISLTYHRYQKRLKCHYCGHEAPVPAECPECQSEHIRYFGTGTQRVEEELTKVLPEARIIRMDVDTTSRKGAHEKFLTAFGNKEADILLGTQMIAKGLDFPDVTLVGVLSADTSLHIPDFRSSEKTFQLLTQVSGRAGRHEKTGSVIIQSYTPSHYSIELTKQHDYEAFYEQEMMHRRLQSYPPFYFLAMVTVSHVEVTKAAHVTDKIVQFLKMNCAPNTRILGPVASPIAKIKDRYRYQCVIKYKRENELASLLRKIQDHYQKEMEQKQLIISIDMNPYMMM; translated from the coding sequence ATGATTTTTGCCGAAGTCATTGTGGATGTCACAACCAAAGCGATTGATCGTCCATTTGACTATCGCGTGCCAGATCGTTTTAAAGGGATGATTAAAGCGGGCATGAGAGTGGTTGTTCCCTTTGGTCCTAGAAAGATTCAGGGGTTTGTGACAAGAGTAAAGGATGTATCAGATGTAAAGACAGGAAACATCAAGGACATTGTGGATTTATTTGATTTATCCCCTGTTTTGACAGATGAGCTATTGGAGCTTTCCCACTGGCTGACGGAAAAAACATTGTCTTATCATATCACAGCCCTCCAATCGATGTTACCCGCAGCAATGAAGGCGAAATATGAAAAAGAAATTCAGGTGCTATCGGATGAAGAACTTCCGCAGTCATTGAAAGAGCTTTTCGGTCAGCAGCAAAGTATCCTTTATTCTGACATACCACCTGAAGAATTAAAACTGATTCAAAAACATGTTCAAAAAGGCCATCTAGAAGTGAGATACCATGTGTCTCAGAGAACCGGTAAGAAAAAGGTTCGAACACTGCAGATCGCAGTACCTAGGAAAAGACTCGAAGAAAAGCAGCAAGAACTAAAGAAAAATGCTGTGAAGAAAAAAGCGCTGCTTTCCTTTTTAATTCGAGCCAGTGAGACAACTTTTTTGGCAAAAGACTTAAAAGAGCAGACTGGTGCAAGCTCCCAAACGCTTAGAACTTTCGTTCAAGAAGGCTTGTTAATAGAAAGCTATGAAGAAGTCTATCGAGACCCTTATGCACATGATGAGTTTCAACAGTCTGCCCCACTCGATCTCACCACTGAACAAGCAGAAGCTGCTAAACACATTCATCAAGCAGTCAACGACCATCAGCATGAAACCTTTCTGCTGCATGGGGTGACAGGGAGCGGTAAAACGGAAATTTATTTGCAGACAATTGATCATGTGCTAAAAAAGGGAAAAGAAGCCATCGTGTTAGTTCCCGAAATTTCTTTAACCCCTCAAATGGTGAAACGATTTAAAGAACGATTCGGTTCACATGTTGCGGTTCTCCACAGCGGTCTTTCCACAGGAGAGAAATATGATGAGTGGCGTAAAATTCATCGCAAGGAAGTCAAGCTTGTTGTTGGTGCAAGGTCTGCTGTGTTTGCCCCTTTTGACAATCTAGGAATGATTATTATTGATGAGGAGCATGAATCTTCCTATAAACAAGAAGAAATGCCTCGATATCATGCTAGGGATGTTGCGATAGAACGAGCAAGACGGCACCAATGTCCAGTTGTATTAGGAAGTGCTACACCTTCACTGGAGTCATATGCTCGTGCGAAAAAAGGTGTGTACACATTGCTCACGCTAAAGCAACGCGTGAACCAGCAGCAACTCCCGCACGTTTCCTTAATTGATATGAGAGAAGAACTAAGAAACGGAAACCGATCAATGTTCTCGGAAAAACTGATGAAACGATTAAAAGAAGTCCTTGAAAAGAAAGAACAAGCGGTACTGTTTCTCAATAAAAGGGGGTATTCTTCTTTTGTCATGTGCCGGGATTGCGGATATGTCGAGCAATGTCCTCATTGTGAGATATCTTTGACCTATCATCGCTACCAAAAACGACTGAAGTGTCATTATTGTGGTCATGAAGCCCCAGTACCTGCTGAATGTCCAGAATGTCAAAGTGAACATATTCGCTACTTTGGCACAGGAACGCAGCGAGTAGAAGAAGAGCTAACGAAGGTATTGCCCGAGGCAAGGATCATCCGTATGGATGTGGATACGACCTCTCGAAAAGGTGCGCATGAAAAGTTTCTGACGGCATTCGGAAACAAAGAAGCCGACATCTTGCTCGGGACGCAAATGATCGCAAAAGGTCTGGATTTCCCAGATGTCACCCTCGTCGGTGTACTAAGTGCTGATACGTCCCTTCATATCCCAGATTTTCGTTCAAGTGAAAAAACGTTTCAGCTCTTAACACAAGTCAGCGGCAGGGCCGGGCGTCATGAAAAAACAGGTTCAGTCATTATTCAATCTTACACTCCATCACACTATAGCATTGAATTAACAAAGCAGCATGACTATGAAGCCTTTTACGAGCAGGAGATGATGCATCGGCGTCTTCAGTCCTATCCGCCATTTTATTTCTTGGCGATGGTGACAGTTTCTCATGTAGAAGTGACGAAGGCAGCACATGTAACAGATAAAATTGTACAATTCCTTAAAATGAACTGTGCGCCGAATACAAGAATACTTGGTCCAGTTGCATCCCCTATTGCTAAGATCAAAGATAGATATCGATATCAATGCGTGATAAAATACAAAAGGGAAAATGAACTGGCAAGCTTACTAAGGAAAATACAAGATCATTATCAAAAAGAAATGGAACAAAAACAACTGATCATTTCAATTGATATGAATCCATATATGATGATGTAA
- the def gene encoding peptide deformylase — MAVKPIVIHPAEVLETKTKAVDCFDKKLTKLLDDMYDTMLELDGVGLAAPQIGISKRVAVVDTGEESGRIDLVNPEILEVKGSQTDIEGCLSFPALYGTVERPNYVKVKAFDKKGKPFTIEAEGFLARALLHEIDHLDGVLFISKIIQYYTEKELAEMEG, encoded by the coding sequence GTGGCAGTAAAACCAATAGTCATACATCCGGCAGAGGTGCTTGAAACAAAGACAAAGGCAGTAGATTGTTTCGATAAAAAGCTAACAAAACTGCTTGATGATATGTATGATACAATGCTTGAGCTTGATGGAGTCGGACTAGCTGCTCCGCAAATTGGTATTTCAAAAAGAGTCGCAGTTGTAGATACCGGAGAAGAATCTGGCAGAATCGATTTAGTGAATCCCGAGATTCTTGAAGTGAAAGGAAGCCAAACAGATATTGAAGGCTGCCTAAGCTTTCCAGCTTTATACGGGACTGTCGAAAGGCCAAATTATGTCAAGGTGAAAGCCTTTGATAAGAAAGGCAAACCATTTACAATAGAAGCAGAGGGCTTTTTAGCAAGAGCTTTATTGCACGAGATAGATCACTTAGATGGCGTATTGTTCATATCAAAAATCATTCAATATTATACAGAAAAAGAACTTGCGGAAATGGAAGGGTGA
- a CDS encoding Stp1/IreP family PP2C-type Ser/Thr phosphatase, with translation MLIRAAFQTDTGKVRQHNEDDAGIFEAKEDTVLAVVADGMGGHLAGDVASKMAVSSLKEYWEETSSIPSKPADQESWLISKISEINDQVYEHARANDGCQGMGTTIVCALVHLQTVTIAHIGDSRCYLLRKGTLTQLTDDHSLVNELVKTGEISKADAEYHPRKNVLTKALGTDKYVQIDARTFEVDPGDQILLCSDGLSNKVEEENIIHILTQTIAPDEKVTELIQTANDNGGEDNITAVLLEISPQTEEGDSKC, from the coding sequence ATGTTGATTAGGGCAGCTTTTCAAACCGATACAGGAAAAGTCCGTCAGCATAATGAAGATGATGCAGGTATTTTTGAAGCAAAAGAAGACACCGTTCTGGCTGTTGTTGCAGATGGAATGGGAGGACATCTTGCCGGTGATGTAGCCAGCAAGATGGCAGTTTCTTCTTTAAAGGAATACTGGGAAGAAACGTCTTCAATTCCAAGTAAACCAGCTGATCAAGAAAGCTGGTTAATCTCTAAAATTAGTGAAATCAATGATCAAGTATATGAACATGCGAGAGCCAATGACGGGTGCCAAGGAATGGGGACGACCATTGTCTGTGCGCTCGTTCATTTGCAAACGGTCACAATTGCTCATATTGGTGACAGCCGCTGTTATTTACTAAGAAAGGGCACGCTTACCCAATTAACAGACGATCATTCACTTGTCAACGAGCTTGTGAAAACTGGTGAGATCTCGAAAGCAGATGCTGAATATCATCCAAGAAAAAATGTACTGACAAAAGCATTAGGTACAGATAAATACGTTCAAATTGATGCGCGTACCTTTGAAGTCGATCCTGGAGATCAAATTTTACTTTGCTCTGATGGGTTGTCTAATAAAGTAGAAGAAGAGAATATCATTCATATTTTAACGCAAACGATCGCACCTGATGAAAAAGTAACGGAGTTAATTCAAACAGCGAATGACAACGGCGGTGAAGATAACATTACAGCAGTACTGTTAGAAATCTCCCCCCAAACAGAAGAGGGTGACAGCAAGTGTTGA